A genomic window from Canis lupus dingo isolate Sandy chromosome 13, ASM325472v2, whole genome shotgun sequence includes:
- the LOC112662198 gene encoding cysteine and histidine-rich protein 1 isoform X1, whose amino-acid sequence MSGAEEAGGGGPAAGPAGAVPAGAGVGSGVGVGAGPGAAAGPAAAAALGEAAGPGLPDEAGLAGARQLQEAAGDPDAPPKKRLRAAEAAEAAAAAAAAGSGKLEERLYSVLCCTVCLDLPKASVYQCTNGHLMCAGCFIHLLADARLKEEQATCPNCRCEISKSLCCRNLAVEKAVSELPSECGFCLRQFPRSLLERHQKEECQDRVTQCKYKRIGCPWHGPFHELTVHEAACAHPTKTGNELMEILDEMDQSHRKEMQLYNSIFSLLSFEKIGYTEVQFRPYRTDDFITRLYYETPRFTVLNQTWVLKARVNDSERNPNLSCKRTLSFQLLLKSKVTAPLECSFLLLKGPYDDVKISPVIYHFVFTNESNETDYVPLPIVDSVECNKLLAAKNINLRLFLFQIQK is encoded by the exons ATGTCCGGCGCGGAggaggccggcgggggcgggccggCCGCGGGGCCCGCGGGCGCCGTGCCGGCCGGAGCCGGGGTCGGctccggggtcggggtcggggccgggccgggggcggccgcggggccggcggcggcggcggcgctgggcgaggcggcggggcccgggctcCCGGACGAGGCGGGCCTGGCCGGCGCCCGGCAGCTGCAGGAGGCGGCCGGCGACCCCGACGCGCCGCCCAAGAAGCGGCTGCGGGCGGCCGAGgcggccgaggcggcggcggcggcggcggcggcgggcagcGGGAAGCTGGAGGAGCGGCTCTACTCGGTGCTGTGCTGCACCGTCTGCCTGGACCTGCCCAAGGCCTCCGTGTACCAG TGTACTAACGGTCACTTGATGTGCGCTGGCTGTTTTATCCACCTACTAGCAGATGCCCGGCTGAAGGAGGAGCAGGCCACGTGCCCTAACTGTCGTTGTGAGATCAGTAAGAGCCTCTGCTGCCGCAACCTGGCTGTGGAGAAAGCCGTGAGCGAACTGCCCTCCGAGTGTGGCTTCTGCCTGCGTCAGTTTCCCCGTTCCCTCCTGGAGAGGCACCAGAAGGAGGAGTGCCAGGACAG GGTGACCCAGTGCAAATATAAGCGCATCGGCTGCCCGTGGCATGGCCCTTTCCACGAGCTGACGGTGCATGAGGCTGCATGTGCCCACCCAACCAAGACGGGCAATGAGCTGATGGAGATTCTGGATGAGATGGACCAGAGCCACCGCAAGGAGATGCAGCTCTATAACAGCATCTTTAGCCTGCTCAGCTTTGAAAAGATTGGTTACACAG AGGTCCAGTTTCGGCCCTACCGCACGGATGACTTCATCACGCGCCTGTACTACGAGACGCCGAGGTTCACGGTGCTGAACCAGACGTGGGTCCTGAAGGCGCGCGTGAACGACTCCGAGCGTAACCCCAACCTGTCGTGCAAGCGCACGCTCTCCTTCCAGCTCCTCCTCAAGAGCAAGGTCACGGCGCCCCTGGAGTGCTCCTTCCTGCTGCTCAAGGGCCCGTACGATGACGTCAAGATCAGCCCCGTCATCTACCACTTCGTCTTCACCAACGAGAGCAACGAGACGGACTACGTACCACTGCCCATCGTCGACTCCGTGGAGTGCAACAAGCTGCTAGCCGCCAAGAACATCAACCTACGGCTCTTCCTGTTCCAGATACAGAAGTAG
- the LOC112662198 gene encoding cysteine and histidine-rich protein 1 isoform X4 — protein MTLPEARNPHLDSRAPELTASQCTNGHLMCAGCFIHLLADARLKEEQATCPNCRCEISKSLCCRNLAVEKAVSELPSECGFCLRQFPRSLLERHQKEECQDRVTQCKYKRIGCPWHGPFHELTVHEAACAHPTKTGNELMEILDEMDQSHRKEMQLYNSIFSLLSFEKIGYTEVQFRPYRTDDFITRLYYETPRFTVLNQTWVLKARVNDSERNPNLSCKRTLSFQLLLKSKVTAPLECSFLLLKGPYDDVKISPVIYHFVFTNESNETDYVPLPIVDSVECNKLLAAKNINLRLFLFQIQK, from the exons ATGACTCTCCCCGAGGCCCGGAACCCCCACTtggactccagggctccagaacTCACGGCCTCCCAG TGTACTAACGGTCACTTGATGTGCGCTGGCTGTTTTATCCACCTACTAGCAGATGCCCGGCTGAAGGAGGAGCAGGCCACGTGCCCTAACTGTCGTTGTGAGATCAGTAAGAGCCTCTGCTGCCGCAACCTGGCTGTGGAGAAAGCCGTGAGCGAACTGCCCTCCGAGTGTGGCTTCTGCCTGCGTCAGTTTCCCCGTTCCCTCCTGGAGAGGCACCAGAAGGAGGAGTGCCAGGACAG GGTGACCCAGTGCAAATATAAGCGCATCGGCTGCCCGTGGCATGGCCCTTTCCACGAGCTGACGGTGCATGAGGCTGCATGTGCCCACCCAACCAAGACGGGCAATGAGCTGATGGAGATTCTGGATGAGATGGACCAGAGCCACCGCAAGGAGATGCAGCTCTATAACAGCATCTTTAGCCTGCTCAGCTTTGAAAAGATTGGTTACACAG AGGTCCAGTTTCGGCCCTACCGCACGGATGACTTCATCACGCGCCTGTACTACGAGACGCCGAGGTTCACGGTGCTGAACCAGACGTGGGTCCTGAAGGCGCGCGTGAACGACTCCGAGCGTAACCCCAACCTGTCGTGCAAGCGCACGCTCTCCTTCCAGCTCCTCCTCAAGAGCAAGGTCACGGCGCCCCTGGAGTGCTCCTTCCTGCTGCTCAAGGGCCCGTACGATGACGTCAAGATCAGCCCCGTCATCTACCACTTCGTCTTCACCAACGAGAGCAACGAGACGGACTACGTACCACTGCCCATCGTCGACTCCGTGGAGTGCAACAAGCTGCTAGCCGCCAAGAACATCAACCTACGGCTCTTCCTGTTCCAGATACAGAAGTAG
- the LOC112662198 gene encoding cysteine and histidine-rich protein 1-A isoform X5 codes for MSGAEEAGGGGPAAGPAGAVPAGAGVGSGVGVGAGPGAAAGPAAAAALGEAAGPGLPDEAGLAGARQLQEAAGDPDAPPKKRLRAAEAAEAAAAAAAAGSGKLEERLYSVLCCTVCLDLPKASVYQCTNGHLMCAGCFIHLLADARLKEEQATCPNCRCEISKSLCCRNLAVEKAVSELPSECGFCLRQFPRSLLERHQKEECQDRVTQCKYKRIGCPWHGPFHELTVHEAACAHPTKTGNELMEILDEMDQSHRKEMQLYNSIFSLLSFEKIGYTGTDCSGHGPPEAIKKMLRGRAPE; via the exons ATGTCCGGCGCGGAggaggccggcgggggcgggccggCCGCGGGGCCCGCGGGCGCCGTGCCGGCCGGAGCCGGGGTCGGctccggggtcggggtcggggccgggccgggggcggccgcggggccggcggcggcggcggcgctgggcgaggcggcggggcccgggctcCCGGACGAGGCGGGCCTGGCCGGCGCCCGGCAGCTGCAGGAGGCGGCCGGCGACCCCGACGCGCCGCCCAAGAAGCGGCTGCGGGCGGCCGAGgcggccgaggcggcggcggcggcggcggcggcgggcagcGGGAAGCTGGAGGAGCGGCTCTACTCGGTGCTGTGCTGCACCGTCTGCCTGGACCTGCCCAAGGCCTCCGTGTACCAG TGTACTAACGGTCACTTGATGTGCGCTGGCTGTTTTATCCACCTACTAGCAGATGCCCGGCTGAAGGAGGAGCAGGCCACGTGCCCTAACTGTCGTTGTGAGATCAGTAAGAGCCTCTGCTGCCGCAACCTGGCTGTGGAGAAAGCCGTGAGCGAACTGCCCTCCGAGTGTGGCTTCTGCCTGCGTCAGTTTCCCCGTTCCCTCCTGGAGAGGCACCAGAAGGAGGAGTGCCAGGACAG GGTGACCCAGTGCAAATATAAGCGCATCGGCTGCCCGTGGCATGGCCCTTTCCACGAGCTGACGGTGCATGAGGCTGCATGTGCCCACCCAACCAAGACGGGCAATGAGCTGATGGAGATTCTGGATGAGATGGACCAGAGCCACCGCAAGGAGATGCAGCTCTATAACAGCATCTTTAGCCTGCTCAGCTTTGAAAAGATTGGTTACACAG GCACTGACTGCAGTGGCCACGGGCCTCCTGAGGCCATCAAGAAGATGCTCAGGGGCAGGGCTCCTGAATGA
- the LOC112662198 gene encoding cysteine and histidine-rich protein 1-A isoform X6, with protein sequence MSGAEEAGGGGPAAGPAGAVPAGAGVGSGVGVGAGPGAAAGPAAAAALGEAAGPGLPDEAGLAGARQLQEAAGDPDAPPKKRLRAAEAAEAAAAAAAAGSGKLEERLYSVLCCTVCLDLPKASVYQCTNGHLMCAGCFIHLLADARLKEEQATCPNCRCEISKSLCCRNLAVEKAVSELPSECGFCLRQFPRSLLERHQKEECQDRVTQCKYKRIGCPWHGPFHELTVHEAACAHPTKTGNELMEILDEMDQSHRKEMQLYNSIFSLLSFEKIGYTVVSLKLVCASICHNCV encoded by the exons ATGTCCGGCGCGGAggaggccggcgggggcgggccggCCGCGGGGCCCGCGGGCGCCGTGCCGGCCGGAGCCGGGGTCGGctccggggtcggggtcggggccgggccgggggcggccgcggggccggcggcggcggcggcgctgggcgaggcggcggggcccgggctcCCGGACGAGGCGGGCCTGGCCGGCGCCCGGCAGCTGCAGGAGGCGGCCGGCGACCCCGACGCGCCGCCCAAGAAGCGGCTGCGGGCGGCCGAGgcggccgaggcggcggcggcggcggcggcggcgggcagcGGGAAGCTGGAGGAGCGGCTCTACTCGGTGCTGTGCTGCACCGTCTGCCTGGACCTGCCCAAGGCCTCCGTGTACCAG TGTACTAACGGTCACTTGATGTGCGCTGGCTGTTTTATCCACCTACTAGCAGATGCCCGGCTGAAGGAGGAGCAGGCCACGTGCCCTAACTGTCGTTGTGAGATCAGTAAGAGCCTCTGCTGCCGCAACCTGGCTGTGGAGAAAGCCGTGAGCGAACTGCCCTCCGAGTGTGGCTTCTGCCTGCGTCAGTTTCCCCGTTCCCTCCTGGAGAGGCACCAGAAGGAGGAGTGCCAGGACAG GGTGACCCAGTGCAAATATAAGCGCATCGGCTGCCCGTGGCATGGCCCTTTCCACGAGCTGACGGTGCATGAGGCTGCATGTGCCCACCCAACCAAGACGGGCAATGAGCTGATGGAGATTCTGGATGAGATGGACCAGAGCCACCGCAAGGAGATGCAGCTCTATAACAGCATCTTTAGCCTGCTCAGCTTTGAAAAGATTGGTTACACAG TTGTTTCCCTAAAGCTTGTGTGCGCCTCCATTTGCCATAATTGCGTTTGA
- the LOC112662198 gene encoding cysteine and histidine-rich protein 1-A isoform X3, producing the protein MSGAEEAGGGGPAAGPAGAVPAGAGVGSGVGVGAGPGAAAGPAAAAALGEAAGPGLPDEAGLAGARQLQEAAGDPDAPPKKRLRAAEAAEAAAAAAAAGSGKLEERLYSVLCCTVCLDLPKASVYQCTNGHLMCAGCFIHLLADARLKEEQATCPNCRCEISKSLCCRNLAVEKAVSELPSECGFCLRQFPRSLLERHQKEECQDRVTQCKYKRIGCPWHGPFHELTVHEAACAHPTKTGNELMEILDEMDQSHRKEMQLYNSIFSLLSFEKIGYTGGVPLRGAAQPLGQSVSKQKVGVSWRARQLGACPAEPKARRALSTAGPACRH; encoded by the exons ATGTCCGGCGCGGAggaggccggcgggggcgggccggCCGCGGGGCCCGCGGGCGCCGTGCCGGCCGGAGCCGGGGTCGGctccggggtcggggtcggggccgggccgggggcggccgcggggccggcggcggcggcggcgctgggcgaggcggcggggcccgggctcCCGGACGAGGCGGGCCTGGCCGGCGCCCGGCAGCTGCAGGAGGCGGCCGGCGACCCCGACGCGCCGCCCAAGAAGCGGCTGCGGGCGGCCGAGgcggccgaggcggcggcggcggcggcggcggcgggcagcGGGAAGCTGGAGGAGCGGCTCTACTCGGTGCTGTGCTGCACCGTCTGCCTGGACCTGCCCAAGGCCTCCGTGTACCAG TGTACTAACGGTCACTTGATGTGCGCTGGCTGTTTTATCCACCTACTAGCAGATGCCCGGCTGAAGGAGGAGCAGGCCACGTGCCCTAACTGTCGTTGTGAGATCAGTAAGAGCCTCTGCTGCCGCAACCTGGCTGTGGAGAAAGCCGTGAGCGAACTGCCCTCCGAGTGTGGCTTCTGCCTGCGTCAGTTTCCCCGTTCCCTCCTGGAGAGGCACCAGAAGGAGGAGTGCCAGGACAG GGTGACCCAGTGCAAATATAAGCGCATCGGCTGCCCGTGGCATGGCCCTTTCCACGAGCTGACGGTGCATGAGGCTGCATGTGCCCACCCAACCAAGACGGGCAATGAGCTGATGGAGATTCTGGATGAGATGGACCAGAGCCACCGCAAGGAGATGCAGCTCTATAACAGCATCTTTAGCCTGCTCAGCTTTGAAAAGATTGGTTACACAG GTGGTGTCCCGCTGCGTGGGGCTGCACAGCCCTTGGGACAGTCAGTGTCTAAGCAGAAGGTGGGTGTGTCTTGGAGGGCCCGGCAGCTAGGGGCCTGCCCTGCGGAGCCAAAGGCAAGAAGAGCACTCAGCACAGCCGGTCCTGCCTGCAGGCACTGA
- the LOC112662198 gene encoding cysteine and histidine-rich protein 1 isoform X2, producing MCAGCFIHLLADARLKEEQATCPNCRCEISKSLCCRNLAVEKAVSELPSECGFCLRQFPRSLLERHQKEECQDRVTQCKYKRIGCPWHGPFHELTVHEAACAHPTKTGNELMEILDEMDQSHRKEMQLYNSIFSLLSFEKIGYTEVQFRPYRTDDFITRLYYETPRFTVLNQTWVLKARVNDSERNPNLSCKRTLSFQLLLKSKVTAPLECSFLLLKGPYDDVKISPVIYHFVFTNESNETDYVPLPIVDSVECNKLLAAKNINLRLFLFQIQK from the exons ATGTGCGCTGGCTGTTTTATCCACCTACTAGCAGATGCCCGGCTGAAGGAGGAGCAGGCCACGTGCCCTAACTGTCGTTGTGAGATCAGTAAGAGCCTCTGCTGCCGCAACCTGGCTGTGGAGAAAGCCGTGAGCGAACTGCCCTCCGAGTGTGGCTTCTGCCTGCGTCAGTTTCCCCGTTCCCTCCTGGAGAGGCACCAGAAGGAGGAGTGCCAGGACAG GGTGACCCAGTGCAAATATAAGCGCATCGGCTGCCCGTGGCATGGCCCTTTCCACGAGCTGACGGTGCATGAGGCTGCATGTGCCCACCCAACCAAGACGGGCAATGAGCTGATGGAGATTCTGGATGAGATGGACCAGAGCCACCGCAAGGAGATGCAGCTCTATAACAGCATCTTTAGCCTGCTCAGCTTTGAAAAGATTGGTTACACAG AGGTCCAGTTTCGGCCCTACCGCACGGATGACTTCATCACGCGCCTGTACTACGAGACGCCGAGGTTCACGGTGCTGAACCAGACGTGGGTCCTGAAGGCGCGCGTGAACGACTCCGAGCGTAACCCCAACCTGTCGTGCAAGCGCACGCTCTCCTTCCAGCTCCTCCTCAAGAGCAAGGTCACGGCGCCCCTGGAGTGCTCCTTCCTGCTGCTCAAGGGCCCGTACGATGACGTCAAGATCAGCCCCGTCATCTACCACTTCGTCTTCACCAACGAGAGCAACGAGACGGACTACGTACCACTGCCCATCGTCGACTCCGTGGAGTGCAACAAGCTGCTAGCCGCCAAGAACATCAACCTACGGCTCTTCCTGTTCCAGATACAGAAGTAG
- the TMEM276 gene encoding cysteine and histidine-rich protein 1 encodes MASKPWNEWSTTLSHLTLGVVSLHAAVSTAQASRGAAAGFLLQALASATLLAPGLGTDEDSLAGAWVATVIGLPLLAFDFHWVNGDRSSANLLLGGGMVLAVAGDHLGAEGRSVAGQAVVLVVAVTILIVAVFTTNTYGMWGGAMLGAAGLLSRLEEDRLLLLPKEDICRWALAAGSWAYHRALHTQRLQWE; translated from the exons ATGGCCTCCAAGCCTTGGAATGAGTGGAGTACCACCCTGTCCCACCTGACACTGGGAGTGGTGTCTCTGCATGCAGCCGTGAGCACTGCCCAG GCAAGTCGAGGGGCGGCTGCTGGCTTCCTGCTCCAGGCCTTGGCCTCTGCCACCTTGctggccccagggctgggcacaGATGAAGACTCTCTTGCTGGAGCCTGGGTGGCCACTGTCATCGGCCTGCCCCTTCTGGCCTTTGATTTCCATTGGGTGAATGGGGACCGCTCCTCTGCCAACCTGCTCCTGGGAGGAGGGATGGTGCTGGCTGTGGCCGGTGACCACCTTGGTGCTGAGGGTCGCTCTGTGGCTGGCCAGGCAGTGGTGCTGGTGGTTGCAGTGACTATCCTCATCGTGGCTGTTTTCACAACCAACACTTATGGAATGTGGGGGGGTGCGATGTTGGGTGCTGCAGGCCTCCTGAGCCGGCTGGAGGAAGACAGACTGCTGCTGCTGCCAAAAGAGGACATCTGTCGCTGGGCCCTTGCTGCAGGCAGTTGGGCCTACCACCGAGCCCTGCACACACAGCGCCTGCAGTGGGAGTGA